The Skermanella pratensis genome has a window encoding:
- a CDS encoding pentapeptide repeat-containing protein produces the protein MTPHELLAIIDRHDRWLSRRTGGARACLAMADLRGMHLADTNLQRIKLSGAILTGCDLKRSDLSEADLFAADLKAADLTGANLQRADLRGAHLRGARLRGANLRDADFRGGALLDHKGGNTLTVRRSDLHGADFDDGLLARANLSGADMSEAKLNGADCTGTLMAGVNLANASLRDANLGSADLRGANLSGANLSGASLKDADLTGANLLGASLRNADLTGAALDGVDLTGVDCTGANIRRNADQFPRTVRQSLESHYAWVRSGGTKGGRADLAGQDLSHIDLTRVNLSGANLRGVDLSRATLRDVLVVMSDLSDAVLRDVDFTGATLDGSNLRGSDLGGARLDRAKLGSVDIRSGADRATGRRWPVNLTGARLVGASLVGANLRDANLAFADLSGADLTDAVLIDANMAGIVLDGAKLDGAILPAMTDDD, from the coding sequence ATGACTCCGCACGAGCTGCTGGCCATCATCGACAGGCATGACCGCTGGCTCTCCCGGCGCACCGGAGGCGCCAGGGCCTGCCTGGCCATGGCCGACCTCCGGGGGATGCATCTCGCCGACACCAACCTTCAGAGGATCAAGCTGTCCGGCGCGATCCTCACCGGCTGCGACCTGAAGCGGAGCGACCTGTCGGAGGCCGACCTGTTCGCCGCCGACCTGAAGGCGGCCGACCTGACGGGCGCCAACCTGCAACGGGCCGACCTGCGGGGCGCCCATCTCCGCGGCGCGCGGCTGCGGGGCGCCAATCTCCGCGACGCGGACTTCAGGGGCGGCGCCCTGCTCGACCACAAGGGCGGCAACACCCTGACCGTCCGGCGGTCGGACCTGCACGGCGCCGATTTCGACGACGGGCTGCTGGCCCGCGCCAACCTGTCGGGCGCCGACATGTCGGAGGCGAAGCTCAACGGGGCCGACTGCACGGGCACCCTGATGGCCGGCGTCAACCTCGCCAACGCCAGCCTGCGCGATGCGAATCTCGGCTCTGCCGATCTCAGGGGAGCCAACCTGAGCGGCGCCAACCTGTCCGGCGCATCCCTGAAGGATGCGGACCTGACCGGGGCGAATCTCCTGGGCGCCAGCCTGCGGAACGCCGACCTGACGGGGGCGGCCCTGGACGGCGTCGATCTGACCGGCGTCGACTGCACGGGCGCCAACATCCGGAGGAACGCCGACCAGTTCCCCCGGACGGTCCGGCAGAGCCTGGAAAGCCACTACGCCTGGGTCAGGAGCGGCGGCACCAAGGGCGGACGCGCCGACCTCGCCGGCCAGGACCTGTCCCACATCGACCTGACGCGGGTGAATCTCAGCGGGGCCAATCTCCGCGGGGTCGATCTGTCCCGCGCCACGCTCCGGGATGTCCTGGTCGTCATGTCGGACCTGTCGGATGCCGTCCTGCGTGACGTGGATTTCACCGGAGCGACCCTGGACGGCTCCAACCTGCGGGGCAGCGACCTGGGCGGCGCCAGGCTGGACCGCGCGAAGCTGGGGTCGGTCGACATCAGGAGCGGCGCCGACCGCGCCACCGGGCGCCGGTGGCCGGTCAACCTGACCGGGGCCAGGCTGGTCGGCGCGAGCCTCGTCGGCGCCAACCTCCGGGACGCCAACCTCGCCTTCGCCGACCTCAGCGGCGCCGACCTGACCGACGCGGTGCTGATCGACGCCAACATGGCCGGGATCGTCCTGGACGGGGCGAAGCTGGACGGCGCGATCCTGCCCGCCATGACGGACGACGACTGA
- a CDS encoding spore photoproduct lyase family protein produces MTVPPLDVARILVEPAAAAHPRGRQILERFPDAERVEVASHWNIPDLHGDSDKVEEWVRTKRGVLVLGIKKSLSVRPNGRSGDFIAPSHSNGCAMACAYCYVSRRKGYANPITTFVNIEGISATIERHAARTGPKTAPNQVDEHAWVYDVGENGDCSVDALICDNLADLTALFRRLPNAKGSFATKYVNRDLLSYDPAGGMRIRFSLMPAELARTLDVRTSPIPERIAAIDDFVRAGWEVHLNFSPVVAYEGWTADYAELFRQVDAALSERAKAQLAAEVIFLTHNEGLHEVNLRWHPKAEETLWTPRWQENKVSGNGAVNVRYRAPLKGRMIAVFREMLAREMPYCRIRYAF; encoded by the coding sequence GTGACGGTCCCGCCGCTCGACGTCGCGCGCATCCTGGTGGAGCCGGCCGCCGCGGCCCACCCGCGCGGCCGGCAGATCCTGGAGCGTTTTCCCGATGCCGAACGGGTCGAGGTCGCGTCCCACTGGAACATCCCGGACCTGCACGGCGACAGCGACAAGGTCGAGGAGTGGGTGCGCACCAAGCGCGGCGTGCTGGTGCTGGGCATCAAGAAATCGCTGTCGGTGCGGCCCAACGGGCGGAGCGGCGACTTCATCGCGCCGTCGCATTCCAACGGCTGCGCGATGGCCTGCGCCTACTGCTACGTCTCGCGCCGCAAGGGCTACGCCAACCCGATCACGACCTTCGTCAACATCGAGGGGATAAGCGCGACCATCGAGCGCCACGCCGCCCGGACCGGACCCAAGACGGCGCCGAACCAGGTGGACGAACATGCCTGGGTCTATGACGTGGGCGAGAACGGGGACTGCTCGGTCGATGCGCTGATCTGCGACAACCTGGCCGACCTGACCGCGCTGTTCCGCCGCCTGCCCAACGCAAAGGGCAGCTTCGCGACCAAGTACGTCAACCGGGACCTGCTGTCCTACGACCCCGCCGGCGGCATGCGCATCCGCTTCAGCCTGATGCCGGCCGAGCTGGCCCGCACGCTCGACGTGCGCACTTCCCCCATCCCGGAGCGCATCGCCGCGATCGACGATTTCGTCCGGGCGGGATGGGAAGTCCACCTGAACTTCAGCCCGGTGGTCGCCTACGAAGGCTGGACCGCCGACTATGCCGAGCTGTTCCGGCAGGTCGACGCGGCGCTGTCGGAGCGGGCGAAGGCGCAGCTCGCCGCCGAGGTGATCTTCCTGACCCACAATGAGGGCCTGCACGAGGTCAATCTCCGCTGGCATCCCAAGGCCGAGGAGACGCTGTGGACGCCGCGCTGGCAGGAGAACAAGGTCTCCGGGAACGGCGCCGTCAACGTCCGCTACCGGGCGCCGCTCAAGGGCAGGATGATCGCCGTCTTCCGCGAGATGCTCGCCCGCGAGATGCCCTATTGCCGCATCCGCTACGCCTTCTGA
- a CDS encoding UV damage endonuclease UvsE yields MTHSSSTPPLPRFGWCCQYIPPDGDAGTAKRMNPGTVTVATLSRLDAARAAEKLEQVLRRNLQSLHLQLAEVAGHPSYRRLLRINSGLLPVYTHAIGLPLYREPAIRSLVETALDHAGRKAREAGIRIGLHPDQFCVLNSANPATLKNSVDELEYHADILRMMGLAGGWHPQGAHVNIHGGGRAEGVAGFRRGLALLSEDARGLVTVENDEMSYGLDDLLPLADAVPIILDLHHHWVKSEGEYIRTDDPRIGAIRRSWRGVRPIAHISVSREDLLDGWPADELPDYAVLSARGLKARDLRAHSRRMWNHAVNRLVSEHLAWADFEVEAKAKNLAVDDLERDALRLGAVPAGTLPQ; encoded by the coding sequence TTGACCCATAGCTCATCGACCCCGCCCCTGCCCCGTTTCGGCTGGTGCTGCCAGTATATTCCGCCCGACGGCGACGCCGGGACCGCCAAGCGCATGAATCCCGGCACCGTCACCGTGGCGACGCTGAGCCGGCTGGACGCCGCCCGGGCGGCGGAGAAACTGGAGCAGGTGCTGCGCCGGAACCTGCAGTCGTTGCACCTGCAACTGGCCGAGGTGGCCGGCCACCCGTCCTATCGCCGCCTGCTCCGCATCAACAGCGGGCTGCTGCCGGTCTATACCCACGCCATCGGGCTGCCGCTCTACCGCGAGCCGGCGATCCGCTCGCTGGTCGAGACCGCGCTGGACCATGCCGGCCGGAAGGCGCGGGAGGCCGGCATCCGGATCGGCCTGCACCCAGACCAGTTCTGCGTGCTGAACAGCGCCAACCCGGCGACGCTGAAGAACTCGGTGGACGAGCTGGAATACCATGCCGACATCCTGCGGATGATGGGCCTGGCCGGCGGCTGGCACCCGCAGGGCGCCCACGTCAACATCCATGGCGGCGGCCGCGCGGAGGGAGTCGCTGGATTCCGCCGCGGCCTGGCCCTGCTGTCGGAGGACGCCCGCGGCCTGGTGACGGTCGAGAACGACGAGATGTCGTACGGGCTGGACGACCTGCTGCCGCTGGCCGACGCCGTGCCGATCATCCTTGACCTGCATCATCACTGGGTCAAATCGGAAGGCGAGTACATCCGGACCGACGATCCCCGCATCGGGGCGATCCGCCGGTCCTGGCGCGGCGTGCGCCCGATAGCCCATATCAGCGTCTCGCGCGAGGACCTGCTGGACGGCTGGCCGGCGGACGAACTGCCCGATTATGCCGTTCTGAGCGCCCGCGGGCTGAAGGCCCGGGACCTGCGGGCGCATTCCCGACGCATGTGGAACCACGCGGTCAACCGGCTGGTGTCGGAGCACCTGGCCTGGGCCGACTTCGAGGTGGAGGCCAAGGCCAAGAACCTCGCCGTTGACGACCTGGAGCGCGACGCGCTGCGGCTGGGCGCGGTCCCGGCGGGAACCCTGCCGCAGTGA
- a CDS encoding alpha/beta hydrolase produces the protein MSRRIIHRDTPAGRGRLTARAGTDCDRAETPPGIRTLSVGTERFGLISVPPGYRPGRPYPLLVLLHGAGGEAGQAIGWLRPVADEAGLILLAPQSEGSTWDVIMGGYGPDVKRIDDALAEVFRRFAIDPDRVAVGGFSDGASYALSLGLTNGGLFRRVAAFSPGFAAPAGTDDSPGFYISHGTGDTVLPIDACSRRLVPRLRDAGFDVLYREFDGGHTVPPCIAREAVGWLLDDTP, from the coding sequence ATGAGCCGTCGGATCATTCATCGGGACACGCCGGCCGGCCGGGGGCGCCTGACCGCGCGCGCCGGGACGGACTGCGACAGGGCGGAGACACCGCCCGGCATCCGGACGCTGAGCGTCGGCACCGAGCGGTTCGGCCTGATCTCCGTCCCTCCCGGATACCGGCCCGGCCGGCCGTACCCGCTCCTGGTGCTGCTGCACGGCGCCGGCGGCGAGGCCGGGCAGGCGATCGGCTGGCTCCGGCCGGTGGCCGACGAGGCCGGGCTGATCCTGCTGGCGCCGCAGTCGGAAGGCTCGACCTGGGACGTGATCATGGGCGGCTACGGTCCCGACGTGAAGCGGATCGACGATGCGCTGGCCGAGGTCTTCCGCCGCTTCGCGATCGATCCCGACCGGGTCGCGGTCGGCGGGTTCTCGGACGGCGCGTCCTACGCCCTGTCGCTCGGCCTGACCAACGGCGGCCTGTTCCGGCGCGTCGCGGCCTTTTCGCCGGGGTTCGCCGCCCCGGCCGGCACCGACGATTCTCCCGGGTTCTACATCTCCCACGGGACCGGGGACACCGTCCTGCCGATCGACGCCTGCAGCAGGCGGCTGGTTCCGAGGCTCCGGGACGCCGGCTTCGACGTCCTCTACCGCGAGTTCGACGGCGGCCACACTGTGCCCCCTTGCATAGCGCGCGAAGCCGTCGGGTGGCTTCTGGACGACACCCCGTGA
- a CDS encoding alpha/beta hydrolase yields the protein MRDDPAGMPIRDRRVSVGGVELQVATAGPADGPPVILLHGFPESRLAWHRQIGPLAAAGLRLVVPDQRGYGRSGKPGRVGDYAVDTLAGDVIGLADSLGIGRFAVVGHDWGAVLAWHLAERYPDRVERAAVLNGPHLATVRRHVLSHPSQGLRSWYVGFFQVPWLPEKLLGAQGFAGMRRLMEKTARPGTFAPEDWARYRDAWEQPGAPTAMLNWYRALRHRSRSPSPRSIGIPMRVIWGDRDAALDPRLAEAGASLCSRCEVFHIPEASHWVQHEEPERVNRLLIGFLVRPPA from the coding sequence GTGAGGGACGATCCGGCGGGGATGCCGATCCGGGACCGGCGCGTTTCCGTCGGCGGCGTCGAACTCCAGGTCGCGACCGCCGGTCCGGCCGACGGCCCGCCCGTGATCCTGCTGCACGGTTTCCCGGAATCCCGGCTCGCCTGGCATCGCCAGATCGGCCCGCTGGCCGCCGCCGGGCTGCGGCTCGTGGTTCCGGACCAGCGCGGCTACGGCCGGTCCGGCAAGCCGGGCCGGGTCGGCGATTATGCCGTCGATACCCTGGCCGGCGACGTGATCGGGCTCGCCGACTCGCTCGGGATCGGCCGGTTCGCGGTGGTCGGCCACGACTGGGGCGCCGTCCTCGCCTGGCATCTCGCCGAACGGTACCCGGACCGGGTCGAGCGGGCGGCGGTGCTCAACGGACCGCACCTGGCGACGGTGCGCCGTCATGTGCTGAGCCACCCGTCCCAGGGGCTGAGGAGCTGGTACGTCGGATTCTTCCAGGTGCCCTGGCTGCCGGAAAAGCTGCTCGGCGCGCAGGGGTTCGCCGGGATGCGCCGGTTGATGGAGAAGACCGCCCGGCCCGGCACCTTCGCGCCCGAGGACTGGGCGCGGTACCGCGACGCCTGGGAGCAGCCGGGCGCGCCGACCGCCATGCTGAACTGGTACCGCGCCCTGCGGCACCGGTCTCGCTCGCCCTCGCCGCGGTCGATCGGCATCCCGATGCGCGTGATCTGGGGCGACCGCGACGCCGCCCTGGACCCACGGCTCGCAGAGGCCGGCGCGTCCCTGTGCAGCCGGTGCGAGGTGTTCCACATCCCGGAGGCCAGCCATTGGGTCCAGCATGAGGAGCCGGAGCGCGTCAACCGGCTCCTGATCGGCTTCCTGGTCCGGCCCCCGGCCTGA